From Mycolicibacterium nivoides, a single genomic window includes:
- a CDS encoding Lrp/AsnC family transcriptional regulator, whose product MTTQTRVDALDARILKALNDDPRATVLALADKTRLSRNTVQARINKLERLGVLRSFERRIDPATLGYPLTAFILTRVTQRKLAAIARALEQVPEVVEVQGLGGATDLLIHVVAREADDLYRVAGRILDIDGVEQTNTSLVMRKLVDFRLTPLLEKLVEETK is encoded by the coding sequence TTGACTACGCAAACCAGAGTCGACGCTTTGGATGCTCGGATCCTCAAGGCTCTCAACGATGACCCTCGGGCCACCGTGCTCGCATTGGCCGACAAGACCCGGCTCTCGCGCAACACTGTCCAGGCACGCATCAACAAGTTGGAACGATTAGGCGTCCTACGCTCGTTCGAGAGACGCATCGATCCCGCCACACTGGGTTACCCGTTGACGGCGTTCATCCTGACGCGCGTCACGCAGCGCAAGCTCGCTGCCATCGCCCGAGCGCTGGAGCAGGTTCCCGAAGTCGTCGAAGTGCAGGGACTCGGCGGTGCTACCGATCTGTTGATTCACGTGGTCGCCCGTGAGGCGGACGATCTTTACCGGGTGGCCGGCCGGATACTCGATATCGACGGTGTCGAGCAGACCAACACCTCGCTGGTCATGCGCAAGCTCGTCGACTTCAGGCTGACACCGCTTCTGGAAAAGCTGGTTGAGGAAACGAAATGA
- a CDS encoding alpha/beta hydrolase: MSSMWQGCLADTDYFEIRSSGGHDYGVWVTTPPGYDPATAPAPVVYVLDGNFAVGLTAPLIVTQMDPMQRIKPYIQVSVGYAGEEAQDWDRLRNRDFVPPGEPIAKELIDAVEMGLQAGMRTREEADAYLAELRDTHADVFLSFLTAELHPRIERDYGTAASGHGLFGYSYGGLFSLYAWLTGSTLFESVGAGSPGVIAEDSQVFAQLHELGDSRRAAKLHVTFNDRELLGDLAVYQSLAKNTATVLHRLTSHSGAVTSEILHETHVTGLQASFLSYLRTCRPM; encoded by the coding sequence ATGAGCTCCATGTGGCAAGGCTGTCTCGCCGACACCGACTATTTCGAGATTCGTTCCAGCGGTGGGCATGACTACGGCGTCTGGGTCACCACGCCACCCGGCTACGACCCCGCCACGGCGCCGGCGCCTGTCGTGTATGTGCTCGACGGCAACTTTGCCGTGGGCCTGACGGCTCCGCTCATCGTGACCCAGATGGACCCCATGCAACGGATCAAGCCCTACATCCAAGTCAGCGTCGGGTATGCGGGCGAGGAAGCACAGGACTGGGATCGGCTGCGCAACAGAGACTTCGTGCCACCCGGCGAGCCCATCGCCAAGGAGCTCATCGATGCCGTGGAGATGGGATTGCAAGCGGGCATGAGGACACGCGAGGAAGCCGACGCCTACCTCGCCGAATTGCGCGACACCCACGCCGATGTGTTCCTGAGTTTCCTTACCGCGGAACTGCACCCGCGGATCGAACGCGACTATGGCACAGCCGCGAGCGGTCACGGCCTTTTCGGCTACTCCTACGGCGGACTCTTCAGCCTCTACGCCTGGCTCACCGGCAGCACGCTCTTTGAGAGCGTCGGAGCGGGCAGCCCCGGCGTCATCGCTGAAGACAGTCAGGTCTTCGCCCAGCTCCACGAGCTGGGCGACAGCCGGCGTGCCGCCAAGCTTCACGTAACGTTCAACGACCGAGAGCTTCTCGGAGACCTGGCCGTCTACCAAAGCCTCGCGAAGAACACGGCCACCGTCCTTCACCGCCTCACTTCACACAGCGGAGCGGTCACCAGCGAGATCCTGCACGAAACGCACGTTACGGGCCTGCAGGCATCGTTCCTCAGTTACCTCAGGACCTGCCGCCCCATGTGA